The following proteins are encoded in a genomic region of Arachis ipaensis cultivar K30076 chromosome B02, Araip1.1, whole genome shotgun sequence:
- the LOC107623625 gene encoding uncharacterized protein LOC107623625, translated as MDIAIFSVPSSLPLPIQPHARLNKHNTSCQTISYHLSSKSFVALCSPSPSSSSSSSVVGVPDESGYGITQSGGCKACGREEIEKGCNGEGRMQGGIATVPGFGWWPIKAYRPCPGFVASGGRYRRYGQSMDEVAFGRGPTPSSSPTDSNPISNKKQDPKKSKR; from the coding sequence ATGGATATAGCTATTTTCTCGGTTCCATCTTCTCTCCCTCTTCCTATTCAGCCTCATGCCCGATTGAACAAGCATAATACCTCATGTCAAACAATCTCTTACCATCTTTCTTCTAAGTCATTTGTTGCTCTGTGCTCTCCTTCAccgagttcttcttcttcttcttcagtggTTGGGGTTCCTGATGAATCTGGATACGGCATCACACAGAGCGGGGGTTGTAAGGCATGTGGAAGAGAAGAGATAGAGAAAGGGTGCAACGGTGAAGGAAGGATGCAGGGTGGGATTGCCACGGTTCCTGGATTTGGTTGGTGGCCCATTAAAGCTTATAGACCATGCCCGGGTTTCGTGGCCTCCGGTGGTCGCTATCGCCGATACGGACAAAGCATGGACGAGGTTGCCTTCGGCCGTGGCCCTACTCCCTCTTCCTCTCCCACCGACTCTAACCCGATAAGCAACAAGAAGCAAGATCCCAAGAAATCAAAGAGATAA
- the LOC107623645 gene encoding LOW QUALITY PROTEIN: nuclear pore complex protein NUP96-like (The sequence of the model RefSeq protein was modified relative to this genomic sequence to represent the inferred CDS: deleted 1 base in 1 codon), with protein sequence MEFDAGSFFDVCTVHNCKKRRALKGLITPLNESMRETEASLPILHSPGYYTKPSLEELVAQELLDPGYCTRVPNFTVGRLGYGSVRFLEKTDVRGLDLDQIVKFYKHEIVVYSDENDKPAVGQGLNKAAEVVLVLDTELLKSKDRKDDFLVKKVKQSTERQGEKFISFDLTTGEWKFLVDHFSRFGFGEDDEEDIVMDDADGEMYDDDKEPSTNMNGIELSHSLPAHLRLDPVKMREMRLLMSPHEEEPEELSHKASISKEYARPLQNSAQAMLHRSTPPIARKTPFPLLEYKHGCFDANSPGSILMVQQHKGMPLKTIKAEGFKLDLKHETPVSTNYARNIVDAGLFMGKSFRVGWGPNGILVHSGAPVGSGSEYKVLSSVVSLEKVAFDNFVRDENNKVSEELVESALMSPLNFHKEINHVKEEVRIGPCKLKPLKLEANCSMLSDISHGYCDIIERQLTVPGLSSTTRLGLTHQVMTWELIRVLFFDRKQKGQVESLGADNEEDMMQDMKEVYQDVNQEALPLMRRAEFSYWLRESVSYQLNADKHFDISFYLMLLHSSEEREFSFLKAMFSAFSSTPDPLDYHMIWHQRAVLEAVGVIKSNDLHVLDMGFVSQLLSLGKCHWAIYVVLHLPFREDCQFLHVNLIREILFQYCEIWSSDESQQQFIEDLGISSEWIHEALAIYYNYNGDLPKALEHFLQCANWQKAHTIFVTSVAHSLFLQAKHSEIWRIATSMEDHKSEIENWELGGGIYISYYLMRNSLQGDTNAMTQLDSLQSKNAACQEFVSQLNASLAVRDRKLPVDARLVYSKMGGEICDLLLSAVGEGASRDEQFSCFDTAFSAPVPEDVRSGHLQDAVYLFTSFLSEIATKFQKI encoded by the exons ATGGAATTTGATGCAGGAAGCTTCTTTGATGTGTGCACTGTGCATAACTGCAAAAAAAGAAGGGCTTTAAAAGGCTTAATTACTCCACTGAATGAGAGCATGAGAGAAACGGAAGCTTCCTTGCCAATCTTGCACTCCCCTGGATACTATACCAAACCATCTCTGGAGGAGTTAGTGGCCCAGGAACTCCTTGACCCCGGTTATTGTACCCGAGTTCCTAATTTCACTGTTGGGAGGCTTGGTTATGGATCTGTCAGGTTTCTTGAGAAAACAGATGTCAGGGGGTTGGATCTAGATCAAATTGTGAAGTTTTATAAACATGAGATAGTTGTATACAGCGACGAAAATGATAAACCTGCAGTTGGTCAAGGCCTTAACAAGGCAGCTGAAGTAGTTTTAGTTCTAGATACTGAACTACTGAAGTCTAAAGACAGGAAAGATGATTTTCTTGTGAAAAAAGTAAAACAAAGTACTGAGAGGCAAGGAGAAAAATTTATTTCGTTCGACCTAACAACTGGTGAATGGAAATTCTTGGTAGATCACTTCAGTAGATTTGGGTTTGGCGAAGATGACGAGGAAGACATTGTCATGGATGATGCTGATGGTGAGATGTATGATGATGATAAAGAACCTTCCACAAACATGAACGGGATTGAACTTTCTCACTCTCTTCCAGCTCATCTAAGGCTTGACCCTGTTAAAATGAGAGAAATGAGATTATTGATGTCCCCACATGAAGAAGAGCCTGAGGAATTGAGTCATAAAGCATCCATCAGTAAGGAATATGCAAGGCCTTTGCAAAATTCTGCTCAGGCAATGCTCCATAGATCCACTccaccaattgcaaggaaaactCCATTTCCTTTACTTGAATATAAACATGGATGTTTTGATGCAAATTCTCCTGGGTCTATTTTGATGGTTCAGCAACATAAGGGAATGCCTCTGAAGACAATAAAAGCGGAAGGTTTTAAGTTAGACCTCAAGCATGAAACTCCAGTGTCAACAAACTATGCTCGCAATATTGTAGATGCAGGTCTATTTATGGGGAAGTCATTCCGAGTTGGATGGGGACCTAATGGCATTCTTGTACATTCTGGTGCACCTGTAGGAAGTGGTAGTGAGTACAAGGTATTATCATCTGTTGTCAGTTTGGAGAAAGTTGCTTTTGACAATTTTGTTAGGGATGAAAATAACAAAGTGAGTGAGGAACTTGTTGAATCTGCCTTGATGTCTCCATTAAATTTTCACAAAGAAATAAACCATGTGAAGGAAGAGGTTAGAATTGGTCCTTGCAAATTGAAACCTCTAAAGCTTGAAGCGAATTGTTCAATGTTGTCAGATATTTCACATGGCTACTGTGATATTATTGAGAGGCAATTGACTGTACCAGGGTTGTCTTCCACTACACGTTTGGGTTTAACACATCAAGTAATGACCTGGGAATTAATTAGAGTTCTTTTCTTCGATAGAAAACAAAAAGGTCAAGTAGAATCTTTGGGTGCTGACAATGAGGAAGATATGATGCAGGATATGAAGGAAGTTTATCAAGATGTTAACCAAGAAGCACTCCCACTTATGAGGAGGGCAGAGTTCAGTTATTGGTTGCGAGAGAGTGTTTCCTATCAGCTG AATGCAGATAAACACTTTGACATTTCATTCTATCTTATGCTTCTTCATTCTAGTGAAGAGAGAGAATTTAGCTTTTTGAAGGCTATGTTTAGTGCATTCTCTTCAACCCCTGATCCACTTGATTATCACATGATATGGCATCAACGAGCAGTCTTGGAAGCAGTGGGTGTTATCAAATCTAATGATCTTCATGTTCTAGACATGGGATTTGTGTCTCAGCTTTTGAGCCTAGGGAAATGCCATTGGGCCATATATGTGGTCCTTCATTTACCCTTTCGAGAAGACTGTCAATTTCTTCATGTGAATTTGATTCGGGAGATATTGTTCCAGTACTGCGAAATTTGGAGTTCAGATGAATCTCAGCAACAGTTCATTGAGGATTTAGGCATTTCTTCAGAATGGATTCATGAGGCTCTG GCAATTTACTATAATTATAATGGTGATTTGCCAAAAGCTCTTGAGCACTTTCTTCAGTGTGCAAATTGGCAGAAAGCTCATACCATTTTCGTAACATCAGTTGCTCATAGTTTATTCTTGCAAG CCAAACACTCAGAGATATGGAGGATTGCAACATCCATGGAGGACCATAAATCTGAAATTGAGAATTGGGAGTTGGGAGGTGGAATATATATTTCATATTATTTGATGAGAAACTCACTTCAGGGAGACACCAATGCGATGACTCAATTG gattcTCTTCAAAGTAAAAATGCTGCCTGTCAGGAATTTGTCAGTCAGCTTAATGCATCATTGGCTGTTCGGGACCGCAAATTACCTGTTGATGCAAG ATTGGTGTATTCGAAAATGGGGGGTGAGATATGTGATTTGCTGCTATCTGCTGTGGGCGAGGGTGCTAGCCGAGATGAACAGTTTAGCTGCTTTGACACTGCTTTCAGTGCACCGGTTCCAGAAGATGTTCGCTCTGGTCACTTGCAGGACGCAGTGTATCTGTTTACCAGCTTTCTCTCTGAGATTGCTACTAAATTCCAGAAGATATGA
- the LOC107623598 gene encoding uncharacterized WD repeat-containing protein C17D11.16 isoform X2, with translation MISAISWIPIGASKAEPTVAEPPSKEEIQDIITTAAASTADSENEEEAGDERMDDAGGAVDEVARALNVADALGKADKLDDIALGLKELDMEHYDDEDEGVEVFSSGIGDLYYPSNDLDPYIKDKNDDDDSEELEDMIINPTDSVIVCARTEDDLSLLEVHILEDVGTSEMNMYVHHDIIIPAFPLSTAWLDCLQGREKGNFLAVGSMEPSIEIWDLDVIDAVQPCMVLGGISEKKKKGKKKSIKYKDDSHTDSVLGLAWNKKFRNVLASASADKRVKIWDVATGKCESTMEHHSDKVQAVAWNHHEPKFLLSGSFDHTVVLRDGRTPSHPGYKWSVTADVESLAWDPHTNHDFVVSLEDGTVKCFDVRTATSESTSDLSSTFTLHAHDKAVTSVSYNVSAPNLLATGSMDKTVKLWDLSNNQPSVVASKNSNAGAVFSISFSEDNPFVLAIGGSEGKLQVWDTLSESAVSRRYENYKKNRTRS, from the exons ATGATTTCAGCTATTTCGTGGATACCGATTGGTGCTTCGAAGGCAGAACCCACCGTAGCTGAACCTCCTTCCAAGGAAGAAATTCAAGATATAATCACCACCGCCGCCGCCag TACAGCAGAcagtgaaaatgaggaagaagcaGGGGATGAACGCATGGATGATGCCGGTGGCGCCGTCGATGAAGTTGCGCGAGCACTCAATGTTGCTGATGCTCTCGGGAAGGCTGATAAATTGGACGATATTGCCCTCGGTTTGAAGGAGCTTGACATGGAACATTACGATGATGAAGATGAAG GAGTTGAGGTATTTAGTTCCGGGATTGGTGATCTTTATTATCCAAGTAACGACCTGGATCCTTATATCAAAGATAAGAAC GATGATGATGACTCTGAGGAACTCGAAGACATGATCATTAATCCAACTGATTCCGTCATTGTTTGTGCTCGTACTGAGGACGATCTCAGTCTTCTCGAG GTTCATATACTTGAGGACGTCGGTACTAGTGAGATGAACATGTATGTCCATCATGATATCATAATTCCTGCATTTCCACTATCCACAGCTTGGCTTGACTGCCTTCAAGGAAGAGAGAAAG GAAACTTCTTAGCTGTTGGTTCAATGGAACCGTCAATAGAAATTTGGGACCTTGATGTT ATTGATGCAGTGCAGCCATGCATGGTTTTAGGTGGCAtttcagagaaaaagaagaaggggaagaag AAATCAATCAAATACAAAGATGACAGTCACACTGACTCTGTACTTGGTCTTGCCTGGAACAAAAAGTTCAG GAATGTACTTGCTAGTGCCAGTGCTGACAAGCGAGTCAAGATTTGGGATGTGGCTACTGGGAAGTGTGAGAGTACAATGGAGCATCACTCAGACAAG GTTCAAGCAGTTGCTTGGAATCATCATGAACCAAAATTTCTTCTTAGTGGTTCATTTGATCATACTGTGGTCCTG AGGGATGGAAGGACGCCATCCCATCCTGGTTATAAGTGGTCAGTCACAGCTGATGTCGAGAGCTTGGCCTGGGATCCACACACTAACCACGATTTTGTG GTGAGTCTCGAGGATGGTACTGTCAAGTGTTTTGATGTTCGGACCGCAACGTCTGAATCCACATCTGATCTAAGTTCTACATTTACTCTTCATGCACATGACAAAGCTGTTACCTCAGTATCCTATAATGTGTCAGCACCTAAT CTACTTGCTACTGGATCGATGGACAAAACG GTAAAGCTTTGGGATTTATCGAACAACCAACCATCTGTTGTGGCATCTAAAAACTCCAATGCT GGAGCTGTATTTTCTATTTCGTTTTCAGAGGACAACCCCTTTGTGTTGGCTATAGGAGGCTCAGAGGGAAAATTGCAA GTTTGGGACACTTTATCTGAGTCTGCTGTCTCTCGGCGTTATGAAAATTACAAGAAGAATAGAACTCGGTCGTGA
- the LOC107623598 gene encoding uncharacterized WD repeat-containing protein C17D11.16 isoform X3, whose protein sequence is MDDAGGAVDEVARALNVADALGKADKLDDIALGLKELDMEHYDDEDEGVEVFSSGIGDLYYPSNDLDPYIKDKNDDDDSEELEDMIINPTDSVIVCARTEDDLSLLEVHILEDVGTSEMNMYVHHDIIIPAFPLSTAWLDCLQGREKGNFLAVGSMEPSIEIWDLDVIDAVQPCMVLGGISEKKKKGKKKSIKYKDDSHTDSVLGLAWNKKFRNVLASASADKRVKIWDVATGKCESTMEHHSDKVQAVAWNHHEPKFLLSGSFDHTVVLRDGRTPSHPGYKWSVTADVESLAWDPHTNHDFVVSLEDGTVKCFDVRTATSESTSDLSSTFTLHAHDKAVTSVSYNVSAPNLLATGSMDKTVKLWDLSNNQPSVVASKNSNAGAVFSISFSEDNPFVLAIGGSEGKLQVWDTLSESAVSRRYENYKKNRTRS, encoded by the exons ATGGATGATGCCGGTGGCGCCGTCGATGAAGTTGCGCGAGCACTCAATGTTGCTGATGCTCTCGGGAAGGCTGATAAATTGGACGATATTGCCCTCGGTTTGAAGGAGCTTGACATGGAACATTACGATGATGAAGATGAAG GAGTTGAGGTATTTAGTTCCGGGATTGGTGATCTTTATTATCCAAGTAACGACCTGGATCCTTATATCAAAGATAAGAAC GATGATGATGACTCTGAGGAACTCGAAGACATGATCATTAATCCAACTGATTCCGTCATTGTTTGTGCTCGTACTGAGGACGATCTCAGTCTTCTCGAG GTTCATATACTTGAGGACGTCGGTACTAGTGAGATGAACATGTATGTCCATCATGATATCATAATTCCTGCATTTCCACTATCCACAGCTTGGCTTGACTGCCTTCAAGGAAGAGAGAAAG GAAACTTCTTAGCTGTTGGTTCAATGGAACCGTCAATAGAAATTTGGGACCTTGATGTT ATTGATGCAGTGCAGCCATGCATGGTTTTAGGTGGCAtttcagagaaaaagaagaaggggaagaag AAATCAATCAAATACAAAGATGACAGTCACACTGACTCTGTACTTGGTCTTGCCTGGAACAAAAAGTTCAG GAATGTACTTGCTAGTGCCAGTGCTGACAAGCGAGTCAAGATTTGGGATGTGGCTACTGGGAAGTGTGAGAGTACAATGGAGCATCACTCAGACAAG GTTCAAGCAGTTGCTTGGAATCATCATGAACCAAAATTTCTTCTTAGTGGTTCATTTGATCATACTGTGGTCCTG AGGGATGGAAGGACGCCATCCCATCCTGGTTATAAGTGGTCAGTCACAGCTGATGTCGAGAGCTTGGCCTGGGATCCACACACTAACCACGATTTTGTG GTGAGTCTCGAGGATGGTACTGTCAAGTGTTTTGATGTTCGGACCGCAACGTCTGAATCCACATCTGATCTAAGTTCTACATTTACTCTTCATGCACATGACAAAGCTGTTACCTCAGTATCCTATAATGTGTCAGCACCTAAT CTACTTGCTACTGGATCGATGGACAAAACG GTAAAGCTTTGGGATTTATCGAACAACCAACCATCTGTTGTGGCATCTAAAAACTCCAATGCT GGAGCTGTATTTTCTATTTCGTTTTCAGAGGACAACCCCTTTGTGTTGGCTATAGGAGGCTCAGAGGGAAAATTGCAA GTTTGGGACACTTTATCTGAGTCTGCTGTCTCTCGGCGTTATGAAAATTACAAGAAGAATAGAACTCGGTCGTGA
- the LOC107623655 gene encoding H/ACA ribonucleoprotein complex subunit 4, with translation MTELDHSLSEKKKKKNKKHTDDDTTTTTTTDTTVATAADFMIKPQSFTPTLDTSQWPILLKNYDRLNVRTGHYTPIPSGYSPLKRPLPDYLKYGVLNLDKPANPSSHEVVAWIKRILRVEKTGHSGTLDPKVTGNLIVCIDRATRLVKSQQGAGKEYVCVARLHSAVPGDSTRVARALETLTGAVFQRPPLISAVKRQLRIRTIYESKLLEYDPDRHLVVFWISCEAGTYVRTMCVHLGLILGVGGHMQELRRVRSGIMGEKDNMVTMHDVMDAQWVYDNYRDESYLRRVVMPLEVLLTSYKRLVVKDSAVNAICYGAKLMIPGLLRFENDIEVGEEVVLMTTKGEAIALGIAEMTTAVMATCDHGVVAKIKRVVMDRDTYPRKWGLGPRASMKKKLIAEGKLDKHGKPNEKTPQEWMRNLVLPTGGDSIIAGMAASVEADGEGKKRKAAEADGSPAAVTAKKAKVEEVEKVEVEEKVKVKKVKEDVVDIEVEKKEKKKKKKKDKENEVASSDEEKTDKEKKKKHKEKEEATSPEKDKSEKKKKKKDKHAEENGKDGSDADRSEKKKHKKKKNKDADEE, from the coding sequence ATGACGGAGCTCGACCATTCTCTCTccgagaagaaaaagaagaagaacaagaagcacACCGATGACGacaccacaaccaccaccaccacagacaCCACCGTCGCCACCGCCGCTGACTTCATGATCAAGCCGCAGAGTTTCACCCCAACCCTCGACACATCACAATGGCCAATCCTCCTCAAGAACTACGACCGCCTCAACGTCCGTACAGGTCACTACACTCCGATCCCATCCGGTTACTCTCCGTTGAAGCGCCCCCTCCCCGATTACCTCAAATACGGCGTTCTCAACCTCGATAAGCCCGCCAACCCTTCCTCCCACGAGGTCGTCGCCTGGATCAAGCGCATTCTTCGTGTCGAAAAAACCGGCCACAGCGGAACCCTAGACCCTAAGGTCACCGGAAATTTGATCGTCTGCATCGACCGCGCAACGCGATTGGTGAAATCGCAGCAGGGCGCAGGTAAGGAGTATGTGTGCGTCGCCCGGCTCCACTCCGCCGTCCCTGGTGACTCGACTCGAGTTGCCAGGGCTCTGGAGACTCTGACGGGCGCTGTGTTCCAGCGCCCGCCGCTTATCTCCGCCGTTAAGAGGCAGCTTAGGATTAGAACTATTTATGAGAGTAAGTTGCTTGAGTATGATCCAGATAGGCATTTGGTTGTGTTTTGGATTTCTTGTGAGGCTGGGACTTATGTTAGGACAATGTGTGTTCATTTGGGTTTGATTCTTGGTGTTGGTGGCCATATGCAAGAGCTTAGGAGGGTTAGGTCTGGGATCATGGGGGAGAAGGATAACATGGTTACTATGCATGATGTCATGGATGCTCAGTGGGTTTATGATAATTATAGAGATGAGAGTTATTTGAGGAGGGTTGTTATGCCGCTCGAGGTGCTACTGACTAGTTATAAGAGGCTTGTTGTTAAGGATTCAGCTGTTAATGCGATTTGTTATGGTGCCAAGCTGATGATTCCTGGTTTGTTGAGGTTTGAGAATGATATTGAGGTTGGGGAGGAGGTTGTGTTGATGACAACGAAGGGAGAGGCTATTGCGTTGGGGATTGCGGAGATGACAACTGCGGTGATGGCAACTTGTGATCATGGTGTGGTTGCGAAGATTAAGAGGGTGGTTATGGATCGGGATACCTACCCGAGGAAATGGGGGTTGGGCCCGAGGGCTTCGATGAAGAAGAAGTTGATTGCAGAGGGGAAGCTTGATAAGCATGGGAAGCCGAATGAGAAGACACCGCAAGAGTGGATGAGGAATCTGGTTTTGCCAACAGGTGGGGACAGCATAATTGCCGGAATGGCTGCTTCGGTTGAGGCAGATGGAGAGGGGAAAAAGAGGAAAGCTGCGGAGGCCGATGGTAGCCCTGCGGCTGTTACTGCTAAGAAGGCTAAAGTTGAGGAAGTTGAGAAGGTTGAAGTGGAAGAGAAGGTGAAGGTTAAGAAGGTGAAGGAGGATGTTGTGGATATTGAGGtcgagaagaaggagaagaagaaaaagaagaagaaggataagGAGAATGAAGTGGCATCTTCAGATGAGGAGAAAACTgacaaagagaagaaaaagaaacacaaagaaaaggaagaagctaCTTCACCGGAGAAAGATAAatctgagaagaagaaaaagaagaaggacaAGCATGCTGAGGAAAATGGAAAGGATGGTAGTGATGCTGACAGAAGCGAGAAGAAGAagcataaaaagaagaaaaataaagatgcaGATGAAGAATAG
- the LOC107623598 gene encoding uncharacterized WD repeat-containing protein C17D11.16 isoform X1, which yields MVGSVFRTLVRMISAISWIPIGASKAEPTVAEPPSKEEIQDIITTAAASTADSENEEEAGDERMDDAGGAVDEVARALNVADALGKADKLDDIALGLKELDMEHYDDEDEGVEVFSSGIGDLYYPSNDLDPYIKDKNDDDDSEELEDMIINPTDSVIVCARTEDDLSLLEVHILEDVGTSEMNMYVHHDIIIPAFPLSTAWLDCLQGREKGNFLAVGSMEPSIEIWDLDVIDAVQPCMVLGGISEKKKKGKKKSIKYKDDSHTDSVLGLAWNKKFRNVLASASADKRVKIWDVATGKCESTMEHHSDKVQAVAWNHHEPKFLLSGSFDHTVVLRDGRTPSHPGYKWSVTADVESLAWDPHTNHDFVVSLEDGTVKCFDVRTATSESTSDLSSTFTLHAHDKAVTSVSYNVSAPNLLATGSMDKTVKLWDLSNNQPSVVASKNSNAGAVFSISFSEDNPFVLAIGGSEGKLQVWDTLSESAVSRRYENYKKNRTRS from the exons ATGgtcggttcggttttcagaaccttggtcaGAATGATTTCAGCTATTTCGTGGATACCGATTGGTGCTTCGAAGGCAGAACCCACCGTAGCTGAACCTCCTTCCAAGGAAGAAATTCAAGATATAATCACCACCGCCGCCGCCag TACAGCAGAcagtgaaaatgaggaagaagcaGGGGATGAACGCATGGATGATGCCGGTGGCGCCGTCGATGAAGTTGCGCGAGCACTCAATGTTGCTGATGCTCTCGGGAAGGCTGATAAATTGGACGATATTGCCCTCGGTTTGAAGGAGCTTGACATGGAACATTACGATGATGAAGATGAAG GAGTTGAGGTATTTAGTTCCGGGATTGGTGATCTTTATTATCCAAGTAACGACCTGGATCCTTATATCAAAGATAAGAAC GATGATGATGACTCTGAGGAACTCGAAGACATGATCATTAATCCAACTGATTCCGTCATTGTTTGTGCTCGTACTGAGGACGATCTCAGTCTTCTCGAG GTTCATATACTTGAGGACGTCGGTACTAGTGAGATGAACATGTATGTCCATCATGATATCATAATTCCTGCATTTCCACTATCCACAGCTTGGCTTGACTGCCTTCAAGGAAGAGAGAAAG GAAACTTCTTAGCTGTTGGTTCAATGGAACCGTCAATAGAAATTTGGGACCTTGATGTT ATTGATGCAGTGCAGCCATGCATGGTTTTAGGTGGCAtttcagagaaaaagaagaaggggaagaag AAATCAATCAAATACAAAGATGACAGTCACACTGACTCTGTACTTGGTCTTGCCTGGAACAAAAAGTTCAG GAATGTACTTGCTAGTGCCAGTGCTGACAAGCGAGTCAAGATTTGGGATGTGGCTACTGGGAAGTGTGAGAGTACAATGGAGCATCACTCAGACAAG GTTCAAGCAGTTGCTTGGAATCATCATGAACCAAAATTTCTTCTTAGTGGTTCATTTGATCATACTGTGGTCCTG AGGGATGGAAGGACGCCATCCCATCCTGGTTATAAGTGGTCAGTCACAGCTGATGTCGAGAGCTTGGCCTGGGATCCACACACTAACCACGATTTTGTG GTGAGTCTCGAGGATGGTACTGTCAAGTGTTTTGATGTTCGGACCGCAACGTCTGAATCCACATCTGATCTAAGTTCTACATTTACTCTTCATGCACATGACAAAGCTGTTACCTCAGTATCCTATAATGTGTCAGCACCTAAT CTACTTGCTACTGGATCGATGGACAAAACG GTAAAGCTTTGGGATTTATCGAACAACCAACCATCTGTTGTGGCATCTAAAAACTCCAATGCT GGAGCTGTATTTTCTATTTCGTTTTCAGAGGACAACCCCTTTGTGTTGGCTATAGGAGGCTCAGAGGGAAAATTGCAA GTTTGGGACACTTTATCTGAGTCTGCTGTCTCTCGGCGTTATGAAAATTACAAGAAGAATAGAACTCGGTCGTGA